One window from the genome of Streptomyces sp. WZ-12 encodes:
- a CDS encoding putative leader peptide: MSEAGIALVSRRHVDLGRMSSAICRTG, translated from the coding sequence ATGTCTGAAGCTGGAATTGCCTTGGTGAGTCGGCGGCACGTCGACCTCGGCCGCATGTCCAGCGCCATTTGTCGGACCGGCTGA
- a CDS encoding GNAT family N-acetyltransferase, translated as MSHSVTTWYLEQTSPADLAPATEPPAEQGVRIVRSETPAPEFSRFLYTAVGADVLWTDRLGWSYARWTEHLGRPGTETWVAYERGTPAGFIELQAQPEGAVEITYFGLLSAFRGRRIGGQLLTHGTARAWDLAGRWPGLPETKRVWVHTCSDDGPHARANYERRGFRLYDTEVGEGPVAETPGPWPGAGPVPTAAS; from the coding sequence ATGAGCCACTCCGTCACCACCTGGTACCTGGAACAGACCTCGCCCGCCGATCTCGCGCCCGCGACCGAGCCGCCGGCGGAGCAGGGGGTGCGGATCGTCCGCTCCGAGACGCCTGCGCCCGAATTCAGCCGGTTCCTCTACACCGCGGTCGGCGCGGACGTCCTGTGGACCGACCGGCTGGGATGGTCGTACGCGCGGTGGACCGAGCACCTCGGGCGGCCGGGGACCGAGACCTGGGTCGCGTACGAGCGCGGGACGCCCGCCGGGTTCATCGAGCTCCAGGCGCAGCCGGAAGGGGCGGTGGAGATCACCTACTTCGGGCTGCTGTCGGCGTTCCGGGGCCGGCGGATCGGCGGGCAGTTGCTCACCCATGGGACGGCGCGGGCCTGGGACCTGGCCGGGCGGTGGCCAGGACTGCCGGAGACCAAGCGGGTGTGGGTCCACACCTGCAGCGACGACGGGCCGCACGCGCGGGCCAACTACGAGCGGCGCGGCTTCCGGCTGTACGACACCGAGGTGGGCGAGGGGCCCGTCGCCGAGACGCCTGGGCCGTGGCCCGGCGCGGGCCCGGTGCCGACCGCCGCCAGCTGA
- the cysC gene encoding adenylyl-sulfate kinase, translating into MTGATIWLTGLPSAGKTTLARELAGRLRGEGHRVEVLDGDEIREFLSAGLGFGRADRHTNVQRIGFVAELLASNGVKVLVPVIAPYADSREAVRKRHQGEGTPYVEVHVATPVEVCSERDVKGLYAKQAAGEISGLTGVDDPYEAPADPDLRIESHAQTVQESAAALHALLVERGLA; encoded by the coding sequence ATGACGGGCGCCACGATCTGGCTGACCGGTCTGCCGAGCGCGGGCAAGACCACCCTCGCGCGCGAGCTGGCCGGCCGACTGCGCGGCGAGGGCCACCGCGTCGAGGTGCTCGACGGTGACGAGATCCGCGAATTCCTCTCCGCGGGCCTCGGCTTCGGCCGCGCTGACCGGCACACCAACGTCCAGCGGATCGGCTTCGTCGCCGAACTGCTGGCCAGCAACGGCGTGAAGGTCCTGGTCCCGGTGATCGCCCCGTACGCGGACAGCCGGGAGGCGGTGCGCAAGCGCCACCAGGGCGAGGGCACCCCTTATGTGGAGGTGCACGTCGCCACCCCGGTCGAGGTCTGCTCCGAGCGGGACGTGAAGGGCCTGTACGCCAAGCAGGCGGCCGGCGAGATCTCCGGCCTGACCGGCGTCGACGACCCCTACGAGGCGCCGGCGGATCCGGACCTGCGGATCGAGTCGCACGCCCAGACCGTCCAGGAGTCCGCGGCGGCGCTGCACGCGCTGCTCGTCGAGAGGGGGCTGGCGTGA
- a CDS encoding YihY/virulence factor BrkB family protein — MPPPNEPNEPQGSPRGPLTRARALYRNVSTRRLVWLLLKDIVGSCMRYRVTGLAAEAAFWCLLSLPPLILGLVGVLGYTEPWIGHATLDSFRTHLLRAAGTVLSHRGVDEIARPLLNDVFTARRPDVISLGFAIALWSGSRALNVFVDTITIMYGLDGRRGIVKTRLLAFVLYLAALVAGAIALPLMVAGPDVVVGWLPASGDAIRILYWPVVVVLSISFLTTLYHLSVPVRSPWREDIPGAVVALAMWLLGSFLLRLYLTATVEGPTIYGSLAAPVAVLLWIGVSAFAVLVGAAMNAALDRVWPSVATAAARAERERRRAAGPDPSETP, encoded by the coding sequence GTGCCGCCGCCGAACGAACCGAACGAACCGCAGGGATCGCCCCGCGGGCCCCTCACCCGCGCCCGCGCCCTGTACCGCAACGTCTCCACCCGCCGGCTCGTCTGGCTGTTGCTCAAGGACATCGTCGGCAGTTGCATGCGCTACCGCGTCACCGGTCTGGCCGCCGAGGCCGCCTTCTGGTGCCTGCTCTCGCTGCCCCCGTTGATCCTGGGCCTGGTCGGCGTCCTCGGCTACACCGAACCGTGGATCGGCCACGCCACCCTCGACAGCTTCCGCACGCACCTGCTGCGGGCCGCCGGCACCGTGCTCTCCCACCGCGGCGTCGACGAGATCGCCCGCCCGCTGCTCAACGACGTCTTCACCGCCCGCCGCCCCGACGTCATCTCCCTGGGCTTCGCCATCGCCCTGTGGTCCGGCTCCCGCGCGCTCAACGTCTTCGTCGACACCATCACGATCATGTACGGGCTCGACGGCCGCCGCGGCATCGTCAAGACCCGGCTGCTGGCCTTCGTGCTCTACCTCGCCGCGCTGGTGGCCGGGGCGATCGCGCTGCCGCTGATGGTCGCCGGCCCCGATGTCGTCGTCGGCTGGCTGCCCGCCAGCGGGGACGCCATCCGCATCCTGTACTGGCCGGTCGTGGTGGTCCTCTCCATCAGCTTCCTCACCACCCTCTACCACCTCTCGGTGCCGGTCCGTTCGCCCTGGCGCGAGGACATCCCGGGCGCCGTCGTCGCCCTGGCGATGTGGCTGCTGGGCAGCTTCCTGCTCCGGCTCTACCTGACCGCGACCGTCGAGGGCCCCACGATCTACGGCTCGTTGGCCGCCCCGGTCGCGGTCCTGCTGTGGATCGGCGTCTCCGCCTTCGCGGTGCTGGTCGGCGCCGCCATGAACGCCGCCCTGGACCGGGTGTGGCCGTCGGTCGCCACCGCCGCGGCCCGCGCGGAGCGCGAACGGCGCCGCGCCGCCGGCCCTGACCCATCGGAGACGCCCTAG
- a CDS encoding nitrite/sulfite reductase — MAANPDLPTATTRRKAGRHRGEGQWAAGHFTPLNGNEQFKKDDDGLNVRTRIETIYSKAGFDSIDPNDLRGRMRWWGLYTQRKPGIDGGKTAILEPEELDDEFFMLRVRIDGGRLTVAQLRAIGEVSEQYARGTADITDRQNIQLHWIRIEDVPAIWEKLEAVGLSTTEACGDCPRVIIGSPVAGIAADEIIDGSPAVDEIHERYIGSKEFSNLPRKFKTAVSGSPLQDVVHEINDVAFVGVVHPEHGPGFDLWVGGGLSTNPKLAQRLGTWVPLSEVADVWAGVVGIFRDYGYRRLRNRARLKFLVADWGTEKFRQVLEDEYLKRKLVDGPAPEQPVAQWRDHVGVHRQQDGRFYVGFAPRVGRVDGTTLTKIAELAAAHGSDRLRTTVEQKLIILDVAEDRVDALVAGLEALDFQVTPSPFRRGTMACTGIEFCKLAIVETKGRGSWLIDELERRMPDFHEPITINLNGCPNACARIQVADIGLKGQLVLDENGNQVEGYQVHLGGALGLEPGFGRKVRGLKVTADELPDYVERVLRNFQEQRADGERFATWAARAEEGALK, encoded by the coding sequence ATGGCCGCCAACCCGGACCTCCCCACCGCCACGACCCGCCGCAAGGCCGGCCGCCACCGCGGCGAGGGCCAGTGGGCCGCTGGGCACTTCACGCCGCTCAACGGCAATGAGCAGTTCAAGAAGGACGACGACGGTCTCAATGTGCGGACACGCATTGAGACGATCTACTCCAAGGCCGGTTTCGACTCCATCGACCCCAACGACCTGCGGGGACGGATGCGTTGGTGGGGCCTCTACACCCAGCGCAAGCCCGGCATCGACGGCGGAAAGACCGCGATCCTGGAGCCGGAGGAGCTGGACGACGAGTTCTTCATGCTGCGGGTCCGGATCGACGGCGGCCGGCTGACCGTCGCCCAACTGCGCGCCATCGGCGAGGTCTCCGAGCAGTACGCCCGCGGCACCGCGGACATCACCGACCGGCAGAACATCCAGCTCCACTGGATCCGCATCGAGGACGTCCCCGCCATCTGGGAGAAGCTGGAGGCGGTGGGGCTGTCCACCACCGAGGCGTGCGGCGACTGCCCGCGCGTGATCATCGGTTCCCCGGTGGCCGGCATCGCGGCGGACGAGATCATCGACGGCTCGCCGGCCGTGGACGAGATCCACGAGCGCTACATCGGCAGCAAGGAATTCTCCAACCTGCCGCGGAAGTTCAAGACCGCGGTCTCCGGCTCGCCCCTCCAGGACGTGGTGCACGAGATCAACGACGTCGCCTTCGTCGGCGTCGTCCACCCCGAGCACGGCCCGGGCTTCGACCTGTGGGTCGGCGGCGGCCTGTCCACCAACCCCAAGTTGGCCCAGCGCCTGGGCACTTGGGTGCCGCTCTCCGAGGTCGCCGACGTCTGGGCCGGTGTGGTCGGCATCTTCCGTGACTACGGCTACCGCCGGCTGCGCAACCGCGCCCGGTTGAAGTTCCTGGTGGCCGACTGGGGCACCGAGAAGTTCCGCCAGGTGCTGGAGGACGAGTACCTCAAGCGGAAGCTGGTGGACGGCCCGGCGCCGGAGCAGCCGGTCGCCCAGTGGCGCGACCACGTCGGCGTGCACCGGCAGCAGGACGGCCGCTTCTACGTGGGCTTCGCCCCGCGCGTCGGCCGGGTGGACGGCACCACCCTCACCAAGATCGCCGAACTCGCCGCCGCGCACGGCTCGGACCGCCTGCGCACCACCGTCGAGCAGAAGCTGATCATCCTCGACGTGGCCGAGGACCGGGTCGATGCGCTGGTCGCGGGCCTGGAGGCGCTGGACTTCCAGGTCACCCCCTCGCCGTTCCGGCGCGGCACCATGGCCTGCACCGGCATCGAGTTCTGCAAGCTGGCGATCGTCGAGACCAAGGGGCGCGGCTCCTGGCTCATCGACGAACTGGAGCGCCGGATGCCGGACTTCCACGAGCCGATCACCATCAACCTCAACGGCTGCCCCAACGCCTGCGCCCGCATCCAGGTCGCGGACATCGGCCTCAAGGGCCAGTTGGTGCTGGACGAGAACGGCAACCAGGTCGAGGGCTACCAGGTCCACCTCGGTGGCGCGTTGGGCCTGGAGCCGGGCTTCGGCCGCAAGGTCCGCGGGCTGAAGGTGACCGCCGACGAACTGCCCGACTACGTCGAGCGGGTGCTGCGCAACTTCCAGGAACAGCGCGCGGACGGCGAGCGGTTCGCCACCTGGGCGGCGCGCGCCGAAGAGGGTGCGCTGAAGTGA
- a CDS encoding LLM class flavin-dependent oxidoreductase, with protein MSVGLGLPIGDPAQLLTWARRVDAAPFSTVALLDRLVYANPEPLVTLAALAGATSRVRLQSEVLLAPLHRTALLAKQAATLDLLSGGRFTLGIGLGGRADDYLAAGVELRTRGRRLDGQMATLRRLWAGEPLSADIGPVGPAPARSGGPEVLFGGFVPAVVERVARWGDGFLAAALPSQQMDAMFRDVEAAWARAGRSGRPRLLAQVNVALGPDAVLDRARRELRAYYGTSPHTDHVVNGLLTTPAAIREAVARLLAIGADEVMLYCWSPDPDQVGRLADAVFAPEGDWPGVTA; from the coding sequence GTGTCCGTAGGTCTCGGCCTTCCCATTGGCGACCCCGCGCAACTGCTGACCTGGGCGCGGCGTGTCGACGCCGCCCCCTTCTCCACCGTCGCGCTGCTCGACCGGCTCGTCTACGCCAACCCCGAACCCCTGGTCACCCTGGCCGCGCTGGCCGGCGCGACCTCCCGGGTGCGGTTGCAGAGCGAGGTGCTGCTGGCCCCGCTGCACCGCACCGCGCTGCTCGCCAAGCAGGCCGCCACGCTGGACCTGCTGTCCGGCGGCCGGTTCACGCTCGGCATCGGCCTCGGCGGGCGCGCCGACGACTACCTGGCCGCGGGGGTGGAACTGCGCACCCGGGGCCGTCGGTTGGACGGTCAGATGGCGACGCTCCGGCGGCTGTGGGCCGGTGAGCCGCTGTCCGCTGACATCGGTCCGGTGGGGCCGGCGCCGGCCCGGTCCGGCGGTCCCGAGGTGCTGTTCGGCGGGTTCGTGCCGGCCGTGGTGGAGCGGGTGGCCCGGTGGGGCGACGGCTTCCTCGCGGCGGCCCTGCCGTCCCAGCAGATGGACGCGATGTTCCGGGACGTGGAGGCGGCCTGGGCCCGCGCTGGCCGGTCCGGCCGCCCCCGGCTGCTGGCCCAGGTGAACGTCGCCCTCGGCCCCGACGCCGTGCTGGACCGCGCCCGGCGCGAACTGCGCGCGTACTACGGCACCTCCCCCCACACCGACCACGTCGTGAACGGCCTGCTCACCACCCCGGCGGCGATCCGCGAGGCGGTCGCCCGCCTGCTGGCCATCGGGGCGGACGAGGTGATGCTGTACTGCTGGTCGCCGGACCCGGACCAGGTCGGGCGGCTGGCGGACGCGGTCTTCGCGCCGGAGGGCGACTGGCCGGGCGTGACGGCATAG
- a CDS encoding helix-turn-helix domain-containing protein has product MNDRPIEGAGGRAGDRPAERPLESAVRSAQDIRETARRLSGVHEAALTGELASEAPRDAPRAVIGESWQRVLAGGVDPERASDQHLLSVAELEHRRQRSRLASVLPMLGGELLPSADAAQQIMVVTDAEGRVLWRDGSAPIRRMADRLGFDKGADWTEGMVGTNAIGTALVAGSPVLVHSAEHFLRSHHQWTCAAAPLRDPRDGRLLGTVDLSGPAHSFHPTTLALVSAVARLAEGELRTRHHASLDRLRASAAPVLARIGGRALAVDPHGWTAAVTGMTPPDRVALPREPEAGPLWLPRYGMCTLEPLPGGWLIRLGRPEPVPGPHRVVLDLGGSGGPVVTVAGPAGSWSHALTPRHAELLFLLATHPHGRSAAELARDVFGDGGRTVTVRAELSRLRRHLAGVLAHRPYRFADGVEVELRLPARPVELLPHSTAPGVLAARRSGDGRPGGQPPENPVPGRTPLL; this is encoded by the coding sequence GTGAACGACAGACCGATCGAGGGGGCCGGCGGACGGGCCGGTGACCGGCCGGCCGAGCGACCGTTGGAGAGCGCCGTCCGGTCGGCCCAGGACATCCGGGAGACCGCGCGGCGGCTGTCCGGCGTCCACGAGGCGGCGCTGACCGGCGAGTTGGCGTCGGAGGCACCCCGGGACGCACCCCGCGCGGTGATCGGGGAGTCCTGGCAGCGGGTGTTGGCCGGTGGGGTGGACCCGGAGCGGGCCTCGGACCAACACCTGCTGTCCGTCGCGGAGTTGGAGCACCGGCGGCAGCGGTCACGGCTGGCGTCGGTGCTGCCGATGCTCGGCGGCGAGCTGCTGCCGTCCGCCGACGCGGCCCAGCAGATCATGGTGGTCACCGACGCCGAGGGCCGGGTGCTGTGGCGGGACGGCAGCGCGCCGATCCGGCGGATGGCCGACCGGCTGGGCTTCGACAAGGGCGCGGACTGGACGGAGGGGATGGTCGGCACCAATGCGATCGGCACCGCGCTGGTGGCCGGCAGCCCGGTGCTGGTGCACTCCGCCGAGCACTTCCTGCGCAGCCACCACCAATGGACGTGCGCCGCGGCGCCGTTGCGCGACCCCCGGGACGGGCGACTGCTCGGCACCGTCGATCTCAGCGGCCCGGCGCACTCGTTCCATCCGACGACGCTGGCGCTGGTCTCCGCGGTGGCCCGGCTCGCCGAGGGCGAGCTGCGCACCCGACACCACGCGTCCCTGGACCGCCTGCGGGCCAGCGCGGCCCCGGTGTTGGCCCGGATCGGCGGGCGGGCACTGGCGGTGGACCCGCACGGCTGGACGGCGGCGGTGACGGGGATGACCCCGCCGGACCGGGTGGCGCTGCCCAGGGAGCCGGAGGCCGGGCCGCTCTGGCTGCCGCGGTACGGGATGTGCACGCTGGAGCCGCTGCCGGGCGGCTGGTTGATCCGGCTCGGCCGCCCGGAGCCGGTGCCGGGGCCGCACCGGGTGGTGCTGGACCTCGGCGGATCGGGGGGTCCGGTGGTGACGGTGGCCGGCCCGGCGGGCAGTTGGTCGCACGCGCTGACCCCGCGCCACGCCGAGTTGCTGTTCCTGCTGGCCACCCATCCGCACGGGCGCAGCGCGGCCGAGCTGGCCCGGGACGTGTTCGGCGACGGCGGGCGGACGGTGACGGTCCGGGCCGAGCTGTCCCGGCTGCGGCGCCATCTCGCCGGGGTGCTGGCCCATCGGCCGTACCGCTTCGCGGACGGGGTGGAGGTGGAACTGCGGCTGCCGGCCCGGCCGGTGGAGCTGCTGCCGCACTCCACGGCGCCGGGGGTGCTGGCGGCCCGGCGGTCGGGGGACGGGCGGCCCGGCGGGCAGCCGCCGGAAAACCCGGTGCCCGGGCGCACCCCCCTCCTCTAG
- a CDS encoding phosphoadenylyl-sulfate reductase — MTPTDLQRLAERAGRDLEDASAPEILRWAAETFGSRFCVTSSMEDAVVAHLASRAFPGVDVVFLDTGYHFPETLGTRDAVAAVMDVNLLTLMPRQTVAEQDAAYGPKLHDRDPDLCCRLRKVEPLEAGLTQYDAWATGLRRDESPTRAGTPVVGWDARRQKVKVSPIARWTQDDVDAYVTEHGVLTNPLLMDGYASVGCAPCTRRVLAGEDARAGRWAGTNKTECGLH; from the coding sequence GTGACGCCCACCGATCTACAGCGGCTCGCCGAACGGGCGGGCCGCGACCTGGAGGACGCGTCCGCGCCGGAGATCCTCCGGTGGGCCGCGGAGACCTTCGGCAGCCGCTTCTGCGTGACCTCCTCGATGGAGGACGCGGTGGTGGCGCACCTGGCCTCCCGCGCGTTCCCCGGCGTGGACGTGGTGTTCCTGGACACCGGGTACCACTTCCCGGAGACCCTCGGCACCCGGGACGCGGTGGCGGCGGTGATGGACGTCAACCTCCTTACCCTGATGCCACGTCAGACCGTGGCGGAGCAGGACGCCGCGTACGGGCCGAAGTTGCACGACCGCGATCCGGACCTGTGCTGCCGGCTGCGCAAGGTCGAGCCGCTGGAGGCCGGCCTGACGCAGTACGACGCCTGGGCGACCGGGCTGCGCCGGGACGAGTCGCCGACCCGCGCCGGCACCCCGGTGGTGGGCTGGGACGCCCGACGGCAGAAGGTCAAGGTCTCCCCGATAGCCCGCTGGACGCAGGACGACGTGGATGCCTATGTCACCGAGCACGGGGTACTCACCAACCCGTTGCTGATGGACGGCTACGCCTCCGTCGGCTGCGCGCCCTGCACCCGCCGGGTGTTGGCGGGCGAGGACGCGCGGGCCGGCCGCTGGGCCGGCACCAACAAGACCGAGTGTGGACTGCACTGA
- a CDS encoding acyl-CoA dehydrogenase family protein, whose protein sequence is MAATTHTVTNQPPPLTGYDVFGADPALTEGVARYVAGEHLDGVREELGRLGQAAGSAQAQRWGEQANAHPPVLRTHDRYGHRIDEVEFHPAWHRLLGHAVTAGLTDAWSRPHGHVRRAAGFLVWTQVEAGHGCPLSMTHAAVPALRAEPELAAVWQPLLTSRVYEPELRPLARKAGALAGMAMTEKQGGSDVRANTTVARPLAAAGEYTLTGHKWFCSAPMSDAFLVLAQAPEGLTCFLLPRVLPDGTRNAFRLQRLKDKLGNRSNASAEVEFDGNTWARRVGEEGRGVATIIEMVAATRLDCVTASAAVMRQAVAQALHHAAYREAFGRRLVEQPLMRNVLADLALESEAATTLALRLAAAYDGGTGRDRAFLRLALPAAKYWVTKRCTPLVAEALECLGGNGYVEESGLPRLLREAPLNSIWEGAGNVQALDVLRALRREPAALNAYLVEIGAARGADHRLDRAIQGLLTELADLEGMEARARRLAERLALVLQGSLLVRFAPPEVADAFCAARLGGDAGAAFGTLPHTLDLAAVVARARPVAAG, encoded by the coding sequence ATGGCAGCTACCACTCATACCGTGACGAACCAGCCCCCGCCGCTGACCGGGTACGACGTCTTCGGCGCCGATCCGGCGCTCACCGAGGGGGTCGCCCGGTACGTCGCCGGGGAGCACCTCGACGGCGTGCGGGAGGAACTCGGCCGGCTGGGGCAGGCGGCCGGCTCGGCCCAGGCGCAGCGCTGGGGCGAACAGGCCAATGCGCACCCGCCGGTGTTGCGCACCCACGACCGGTACGGCCACCGCATCGACGAGGTGGAGTTCCACCCGGCCTGGCACCGGCTGCTCGGCCACGCGGTGACGGCCGGGCTGACCGACGCCTGGTCCCGCCCGCACGGGCACGTCCGGCGCGCCGCGGGCTTCCTGGTGTGGACCCAGGTGGAGGCGGGGCACGGCTGCCCGTTGTCGATGACCCATGCCGCGGTGCCGGCGCTGCGGGCCGAACCGGAACTCGCCGCGGTGTGGCAGCCGCTGCTGACCTCCCGGGTGTACGAGCCGGAACTGCGGCCGCTCGCGCGAAAGGCGGGGGCGCTGGCCGGGATGGCGATGACGGAGAAGCAGGGCGGCAGCGACGTACGGGCGAACACCACCGTCGCCCGGCCGCTGGCGGCGGCCGGGGAGTACACGCTGACCGGCCACAAGTGGTTCTGCTCGGCGCCGATGTCGGACGCGTTCCTGGTGCTGGCCCAGGCACCCGAGGGACTGACCTGCTTCCTGCTGCCGCGGGTGCTGCCGGACGGCACCCGCAACGCGTTCCGCCTCCAGCGGCTCAAGGACAAGCTCGGCAACCGCTCCAACGCCTCGGCCGAGGTGGAGTTCGACGGGAACACCTGGGCGCGCCGGGTCGGCGAGGAGGGGCGCGGGGTGGCGACGATCATCGAGATGGTCGCGGCGACCCGCCTGGACTGCGTGACCGCGTCGGCGGCGGTGATGCGGCAGGCGGTGGCGCAGGCGCTGCACCACGCCGCGTACCGGGAGGCGTTCGGCCGCCGGCTGGTCGAACAGCCGCTGATGCGCAACGTGTTGGCCGACCTGGCGCTGGAGTCGGAGGCGGCGACGACGCTGGCACTGCGGCTGGCGGCGGCGTACGACGGCGGCACCGGACGGGACCGGGCGTTCCTGCGGCTGGCGCTGCCGGCGGCCAAGTACTGGGTGACCAAGCGGTGCACGCCACTGGTGGCGGAGGCGCTGGAGTGCCTGGGCGGCAACGGCTATGTGGAGGAGTCGGGGCTGCCGCGGCTGCTGCGCGAGGCACCGCTGAACTCGATCTGGGAGGGCGCCGGCAACGTCCAGGCGCTGGACGTGCTGCGGGCGCTGCGCCGCGAACCGGCGGCGCTGAACGCCTACTTGGTGGAGATCGGCGCGGCGCGGGGCGCGGACCACCGGCTGGACCGGGCGATCCAGGGGCTGTTGACCGAGCTCGCGGACCTGGAGGGCATGGAGGCGCGGGCCCGGCGGCTGGCCGAGCGGCTGGCGCTGGTGCTCCAGGGATCGCTGCTGGTCCGGTTCGCGCCGCCGGAGGTGGCCGACGCGTTCTGCGCCGCCCGGCTCGGCGGCGACGCGGGGGCGGCGTTCGGCACGCTGCCGCACACGCTGGACCTGGCGGCGGTGGTGGCGCGGGCGCGTCCGGTGGCGGCCGGGTAG
- a CDS encoding IclR family transcriptional regulator domain-containing protein, whose amino-acid sequence MPPSVRTAPPAPSPPPEAVAPLIRALTVLRALTAAGGRAAVSDLVHVTGLARATVDRVLSTLAALGHVRSEGRDAVLAPGLLELGNAYLAATGLPDRLGPLADRLADALDESVSLAVPDGDGVRFVHQATRRRAMSLAFRIGDLLPAERGAPGALFAADWGAAQWRRWRARRAADPADAGFPAVPRRGRDEAAPAGARRIAADFTARVAAARETNWSVDDQLIEPGLIAVAMPVRGPAGAAVCAVSVVSHTSRHAPVALPDAVLPRLRGTVVAMEDALCAPPAPATGGADHPADRHLAAKRHLGPGFVASVARGLAVLTAFGPGREELTLSAVAGATGLPRATARRALITLTHLGYTASGDGHFRPTPKVLDLGFAQLSGLTLSELARPQLAALAERVGDSASLAVLTADGDAVRYVAGVPAGRIMRVTITPGARVPAHATAPGRVLLAGLSAAERTARLGGAAAAERAGLPALLDRVRAEGHALVDDELEAGLRSLAVPVHDRAGRVLAAVGVASHAAGRPPEATAAAVLPALRACAAAIEDEVRVAGRYLPLPVP is encoded by the coding sequence TTGCCACCGTCCGTCCGCACCGCACCGCCCGCCCCGTCGCCGCCGCCGGAGGCGGTGGCGCCGCTGATCCGCGCGCTGACCGTGCTGCGCGCGCTGACCGCGGCCGGCGGACGGGCGGCGGTGAGCGATCTGGTCCACGTCACCGGCCTGGCGCGCGCCACCGTTGACCGCGTGCTGAGCACCCTCGCCGCCCTCGGGCATGTCCGCTCCGAGGGCCGCGACGCGGTGCTCGCCCCGGGGCTGTTGGAGCTGGGCAACGCCTACCTGGCCGCCACCGGCCTGCCCGACCGGCTCGGTCCGCTGGCCGACCGGCTCGCCGACGCGCTGGACGAATCGGTGTCGCTGGCCGTCCCCGACGGCGACGGGGTGCGCTTCGTCCACCAGGCGACCCGCCGCCGCGCGATGTCGCTGGCGTTCCGCATCGGCGATCTGCTGCCGGCCGAACGGGGCGCGCCGGGCGCCCTGTTCGCGGCGGACTGGGGCGCGGCGCAGTGGCGCCGCTGGCGGGCGCGGCGGGCCGCGGACCCGGCCGACGCCGGATTCCCCGCGGTACCACGGCGGGGCCGGGACGAGGCCGCCCCGGCCGGCGCCCGGCGGATAGCGGCGGACTTCACCGCGCGGGTGGCCGCGGCGCGGGAGACCAACTGGTCCGTGGACGACCAGCTCATCGAACCGGGCCTGATCGCGGTGGCGATGCCGGTGCGGGGACCGGCCGGTGCGGCGGTCTGCGCGGTGAGCGTGGTCAGCCACACCAGCCGGCACGCCCCGGTCGCGCTGCCGGACGCGGTCCTCCCCCGGCTCCGCGGCACGGTCGTCGCCATGGAGGACGCGCTGTGCGCACCGCCCGCCCCGGCGACCGGGGGCGCCGACCACCCGGCCGACCGGCACCTGGCCGCGAAGCGGCACCTGGGCCCCGGGTTCGTCGCGTCGGTGGCCCGCGGGCTGGCCGTGCTCACCGCGTTCGGCCCGGGTCGGGAGGAGTTGACGCTCTCCGCCGTCGCCGGGGCCACCGGGCTCCCCCGCGCCACCGCCCGGCGGGCCCTGATCACCCTTACGCACCTGGGCTACACGGCCTCCGGCGACGGGCACTTCCGCCCCACCCCCAAAGTGCTGGACCTCGGCTTCGCGCAGCTCTCCGGGCTGACCCTGTCGGAGCTGGCCCGGCCCCAACTGGCCGCGCTGGCCGAGCGGGTCGGGGACTCGGCCTCGTTGGCGGTGCTGACCGCCGACGGCGACGCCGTCCGGTACGTCGCCGGAGTGCCGGCCGGGCGCATCATGCGCGTGACCATCACCCCGGGCGCCCGGGTACCGGCGCACGCCACCGCCCCGGGCCGGGTCCTGCTGGCCGGACTGTCGGCGGCCGAGCGGACCGCCCGCCTGGGCGGCGCCGCGGCCGCCGAACGGGCCGGGCTGCCCGCCCTGCTGGACCGGGTCCGCGCCGAGGGTCACGCCCTGGTCGACGACGAACTGGAGGCCGGGCTGCGCTCGTTGGCGGTCCCGGTGCACGACCGCGCCGGTCGCGTGCTCGCCGCGGTGGGCGTGGCCAGCCACGCGGCCGGCCGGCCGCCGGAGGCCACCGCGGCCGCCGTGCTGCCGGCCCTTCGCGCATGCGCCGCCGCGATCGAGGACGAGGTGCGGGTGGCCGGGCGCTATCTGCCGCTGCCGGTGCCCTGA